The genomic interval TTGAGTTGTGacattgtttggttgaaaatactggatgattgtgtatactgtggtaattgtgtgaatgtgattgattggtcaggtttgttattgatttgtgttgtggttcatgtaaattacgatataacattgacagtggtatgaggaggtcgttatatcatactTGGTATAttcgtcatataacgttggcagtggtatgaggaggtcgttatatgggcgtatatattgggaggtaaacattggcagtggtataagaaggttgtttacctatttaccacgAACAAGGTGTTTGTGTtgtgtgtggtttgattagtcctgtgtggacatatttgttgtgtgattggttagtcctgtgtAGACCAGTCCTGTGTGCACAGGTATGTTGTAATTGCCAGTCCTGTGTAGAcatgtatgatgtgtgtgttagagtcctgtgtggacaaaTACTTATTGTGTGGTTGCAAACCCTATGTGCATATGATTGACGACTATATGattatcttgtgtggattgatttGGATATCCATATATGTGTGGAGTTCTATAAACGAATGTTGTTGGCTGCATGTGACttcaattaattaagtatttatgataaagtagattactccacccgagagcttgttgagaaaagcaagtactctggtaattatttgtggataccaaagTAGAAGGAAGCcacctgtatgggtgggtaaccTTCCATATTGTCGATGATTTTACCTAGATAAATAActcgagagcttactgagaaaggtgagtaccctggtgCTAACACTAGAggagagggaatctacttgtatgggtggattgacttccctattctcggaaattattagtaaaatatttatatttgtgGGTACGTGATTGGACGACAAAGACATTGACCATAGTATGATTATGGGCGTGATATTTTGTTATCGGTGGATTGTAAACGTATTtgcatgaatattttaattatatattaaaaacactttagccacacactattataaattatttcttccttactgagaggtgtctcaccccgttgatGATTTAAACTTTTTAGGTTATTCAGGTGATCAAACTTAGATAGCttcagggcggggtagttttgtgagtggtacccGAAcgattatgttttagtttttttgttttatatattttattcaggtTTCTGTAATATGAAGGATGTGCTTGTAATTATTTTGGAACTGCATGTGCAAATATAGAACTCTAATATATTctgttgaggttattttattattttcgctgcttgaatggtatcaaagatgtgtgttggtctcataacactccgggccccatgtGGCGGGTCCGAGACGTTACATATAGTATATTATATTTTTCCATGTAAACAAATAGAtttcattttaaataatttcTGATAATTTTATCCATTTTAACGTCCTTTTATTATGTGgcaattataatttatgcatttGAGCCATCGACATAATTTACTACGGCATAGTAGAAGAATCGAAATTAAGTAACAGAATTTAGTAATATCTCATAACCTACATTGTAATTTTAACTTTTTCATGGTACATAAAAGGGTTAAATCCTATACGTGAAAAAGGATGAGTATAATAGTTTCAAACTCCTAGTTTTGTTAGAAATTTTATCCttttatctattttttctttgaaaattttgtaTTTGAAAATTCTCATGAATCAATGGAGGATTACATACCATGTAAagtctttttcaaatttttttaaacaattaaaaaacaccaagatagaaaaaaaaaaaaaaaaaaaaagttcagagactaaatatgaaaatttcaagttgaaaaaatattttttcaaaaaaataactaTAAAATCTTAAAGTGAGTGCACTCAAATAACCTTTGAATGTTGTTAGTCCAAATAATATTTGTCTAACATGGCTTGACAGTTGTTtgatatttattaataaattaatttaatttaatttaatttttgacGTGATCTCAACTTGAACATCTCATGAGTCAATCATCCATGTTTGTGATTATGTCATGAAGAAGATATATGATACTTCAATAATTATGTAACATGTCATGTGAAATATGAATGCTGAAAACgactataaataaaatttatttatagaaTATATATCAATAATTCATCATAAATTTACTTTACTGCAATATCTtatatccaaaaaaataaataccaATCATTTCTGGATAGGTTTCttatttgaaattaatttttggatGTACCATCGTGtcctattcttgtttctttttttttcttttttttttaaattatcataTGATCTTAAGTAACCCATCATGCTAATGTCATGTGTCATTGCTAGTAGTTCTTTTTGAAAGTAAAGGACTTTAATTTTAGTATTGGATTTGAAATTGCATGAGTAAAAACTTAATGTAACACAAAATtgtatgtaattttatgaattttcgaataaatctaaatttaaaatttattagaTAAATGGTTAATGTTAAAAACACTAATCTCTCAAGAGGTTCAACAAAAAGGCGTGAACCTcctttaaaactttaaaattgtCAGACACCTTTcctaaaatttaggaaaaaaaaaactaatatctctcaaaattttaaaaatttttacgaCCTCCAAAGTAAAAATGCTGAATATCACCAGCCCGTGATGTCATGAGTTCATGACAGATAGCAGGACACCTTCTAAAATATTCGAAAATGACACAAACCTATCTTCATATTTGATGAAAAGATAATATGAAGAAGGATATAAAGATCCCAAAAATCAAATAGAAAAAGAGATAggtaagatttttaaaatttcaagaaaggttgatatatttttattaaatcttatattttttgggtttggcCAAATTTCGAAAAAGTCAATACCTTTTGTTGTAATTATTATGATAatcttattttaaataataagagaaactAATAAATGACAAGAATATTTATATGTTTCCTTCCTGATAACCAATTTCATTAATGCAATATGatgaaaatttctaatttttttttattcaaaatgacGTCGTCTTATGCGATGGACCAGCCTGACATAGGCTGAGTTGGATCTTTCCGAACTTACATCTATCCATGGCCTCACACTAATCTAATGACGCATACAATGATATCATAAGAAGGTAAtttgttaattattattattattattatttaaaaatgctATTTACATATTAAATTTTACACCCATCGAGGTCATCCCCTTCCCCCATGTCTTATTTTAATGTTAGGATTCCAATTCCTAACCTTTCCTAGACACAGAGACCAAGAATTTCAACacccaattttattttattttaaacagtttttttgtaaaagaaaattttctaaaatcataattttgacACCCGCACCATTTAGGCATTCACATACCAAGATTTAttcttattaaaattttatatctaAAAATGAGCATATCTTCTTTACATAAAAATATAACTTAAGTGTGACAGTCTTGGACGTAATCTCAATAAGGTATTGTCTGCTTTATCCCAAAACCATTACATTTGATATTAGAGTAATCTTAAGATACTATCATGTAGATGGATCAGTATACGTTACTCTAACGAGAACATCAGAGATCGGACGGCAAAACTTGTTGCGGTCCTACATCAAATGTACATTATAGAATTTGCAATTATAAAAACTATAAATACTTTTTATAGCATTGTGAGACTAGTAGGACAAAAGGGACAATATCACATTGTAATTGACTGAATACATGGTACTATTTGTTTTCATTTATTAGATCCAtgtattaattttaatttaaaattcgcAAAGCTAGGATTGGtccatatgaaaatattaaaatataataggGATTAGGGAGTCTTCTAAAACTTACCAAACTTATGATAAGCAACCATTTTATAATTAAACCTAAATTAAACTTAGAAGATACAATGATTATAAGATGGTCCCTATCCTAATAAAGCCCTTATATGTTGACATTTCAAAGACCAATCACTTGATCATTGAGAAGCATTTATATTtacaaattattaattaattatatccaCTATAATTtagtatattatttttataattatatatatatatatatatatatatattagagatATCAAGTTATGTTAGTTAGATGCCGTGTCATTGtcatttctatttttaaaattgcacattacaaaataagaaacaactcatctaatttattattattaaatatcatttattaaatttaaagtCATTAAATTGAAGGACGCGTGTAATTAATGTTACCAAATtactaatattaattaagaaaataagCTTTTACTTAACATTTTCCTTCATTATTCCCAAAAAATGGCCTCATCTCATAagtaattatttaattataaaatttaaaaaccaTAAATACCCAAGTAATTTGCAAAAATTAATAATTCtaactttcaaaatatttttaaatatactGCATATATTCTTTCCTTTATAATGATGACTAAAAAATAATTAACTGCATATTCCAGGATATGCATCCCCAGTTTCTGCTGGAATGCTGACTAGACAGAATAGAGTGAAGCTGGATGTAATGTCATCTCTGAAAAATTAAATCCTTAAGTTTTAATTTGGTTTTCACTTTTCAGCTATTATCATTTTTCAAATCGGATAAAAACAAAAGCAGAAACAGTTTTCCACAGAttgaatgaagaaattaaaaTCGCCTGATCATGTAATTAAGCAACTTGCGAAAAACAGCTAGGTGATTTCGGTAAGTTAATAAGGAAATATGAGGTACTGATCAATCTCGATATCTTAATTTTCAATCGATCTTTATCTATCTTACAGATTCCATATTGAATCAAGCAAAAGCATGAAGCCgccggagagagagagagagagggaatcaCCGTGGTCAGGCGACGATGGATCGACGATGACTCGAAGCGGCGGCGGCGGAGGAAGGATAGGTAGAAAGGGAAATGCCCATAACCGGCACTGCGAAAGAAGTCTCCATCAGAACGCTGCGCTGGAAGGAGTCGAGGGCGGCGCCGCCGTGAAGCAGGTCATCCAATACGGAAAGGTAGTACTGCTTGAGCTTCTTCAGCATCCAGGAGTACTTGAGCTTGAGCCACCTCAGCCGGACCCGGCTGAAGGCTCTCACCAGGAACCCCCGCCGCGCTTTCTCGCCCCCAAGGCGCACAGACCGGATCTTGCGGCGGCGAGGAAGGGGCTTCCGGCGGAAGACGGCGGAGAGGAGGCGGAGGGAGCGGGGCATGGGGCGACGGTCCAGGGCCATGAgtgagggagggagggagggagggagggagagtgAGAGCGAAGATGGAGTTGGCGACGTGTTATGTGTGTGGGTATATACGGCGAGGGGGGCAAGGGTGGTTCTTTGCGTGAGGTGGGGGTGGACCCCACCGAGATTTATTAGGTTAAAAAGAGGTAAAGTTTTCAGTTACAGAAGgaaggaaggaagaagaaggtAGACATGTATAGCTAACGGGATTCATGAATATTGTTGGCACTTGGCAGTGGTGCTGGAGAGTGGAGATGGCATTGCGGAGTGCGTGACAGCGCAGGCATTTCATCATCCATCCACATGGTTAAAGTTAACCCcacctttgtttttttttttttaattaacgggaaaaaatatccaaaaaaaaaaaaaatataagtgatgaaaataaaaatatatataattattttttcggTTGTTGGAGTATGGATTACGGCACTTCGAATCTTAGATTTGAATCTTatatggatttggacaaaacttAGTAGTAGTTTTAAAGAAGATAAAATTTAACAGCAATTTGAAAGCTATTTATGTAATCTAGTTGTGGGGCTGCAAATGAGTTAGATTGAATTGACTTGTGACGAGCTCGAGCTCGATTCGAATGTTTATGAGCAAGTTTGAGTTTGGCTCGAGTTCGGCTCAAGTTCAATTCAAGCTTAAAGTTTTTGGTTTGAACTTGACTCAATcgattagcatatatatatatatatatatatatatatatatatatgtagaaacccgaacctagaaaataagaaaataaataaagaaaaggaaaaagagaaaatattCAAAGGCAAGCagcaattcgtcaacgaatgcccttctgtggttcgtcgatgaagtttaggCGTCGTAGACGAAGAAATAACAAGAGAAATTTCAAGcataaggttcgtcgacgaactccttctttcgtcgacgaacgtccttttgcaattcgtcgacaaaggcttcatttcgtcgacgaaacgaCCGGGTCAACTGTCTATAAATAGGTTTTaactttattttttcattaagaaactaaaatttctctctctctctctctctaaaaatcgtgcccctcactctctctctacgatATCTCGTCGTTCGTCGCCCGAatcaacgatcggaagttaccataAGGATCTAGgggagtttctctacaagtctaacgaaGCAGATTTTTGAATGGGATTTTTCAGGTTTCACTCCAAatttgaggtaagggtagaaataggCTATTTGCCTAgcatttaattgattaaataagGTGTATAGGCTTGGAGTTGCTTAATGGTTATTATTCTGGAAAAATGTGTTTTCAGATATTTGGGCTTCGTATCGCCATAGGGTGGGCCTTTGGAGCACTATAGGACCTCTCTTAGTAAACAGGTAAGatgattaagttaagtcaggatttttctgaagttgaaccgattaaaatgctatatatgtatatttatgttttcagttgttgtttcaaaaaccaaccgttcaaaatggacttttcaaacttaggatatatgatacggtattttgagtaaaaataaGTGATGGAAAGTTTGGTTTGACGATATAAACTAAATATATagtgtttcttagttgcctaggGCTATGTTCaaaatatggaaattgtgtggcaaatgaatattattttgaggGTTATTGTATAACCGAGTTTATGAATGtttttgaaatactggaactgtttgtgaaaatgcagggatttgatatagcGACTGTGAGCCGACTTTTGTATGACGGTCATGGGCCAAGATTTTGATTAGCTGCTGTGAGTCGAGCTTTATATGACGGTCAAGGACCGAGATTTGATTAGCGGTtgtgagccgagttttatatgacggtCGAGGGTCGGGATTTTataatatgacaggttttatacgaaatgagtttGAGATACAGtatttattacttaaattgcatgatatgctttaggaaccttgaggaccagttgtattatgagtacggtaccgttgctaaagaTTCAGTAGTTGACCATGTGCGCCCACTCTATTCTAGATAGAAGTGTATTGTGGTTTCAGCCGATTAGCctcggtagagggtgtaccttccttggaagtccggaccaggaagtggtaaggcaatcggagcCACAAGCGAGTTGCGAATGCCTGCAGGTGTATTAGCAGACATATGATTTGACTTAATTTGGGTTGATCGCCCCAGACTTAGACCAGccttcaggtcgcacaacccataccataggggaagtaaatggcgtttAGTCCCAAGGAATGCCTTTTATGCATGTTTGTAGATTTATGTGAGTGATATTACTTATTTACCaaactatttatactatggaaacGAAATGAGATgaatattttcaactgtataaagtgagtacaatgtaaaatagTTGTTTTCGATTAAATGAAGGATGAATGTTTTTGTAAATATTAaatgcatgttgaccacacactgatattaacttaatctttcttACTGAGAATTGTCCCAccctaatatacaaattatcttttcaggaccatctcgaggtcgAGTTTAGCGAACTCTGGGGgcagtgtagtgacccgaagaataatagaattttaataataagagggagagaaaatagatacagaaacagaaggagaccgtacggttcgtcaacgacattgccttttggagaataaaataaattcaagaaattacaaggactcgttgacgaatacaaggcttcCTAGACGAGTGGTTAAGAAATTTCGTTGACAaaaacagggcttcgtcgatgagaaaataccgagagaggtttccggctgctctgaatttcgtcgacgaatacagggtttcgtcgatgagaaaataccgagagaggtttccggctgctctgaatttcgtcgacgaatacagggtttcatcgacgaattttatgaaagactcgtcgatgaggtgacgtgtctcatcgatgaatctggcagtataaatatttgaaaaatcaggattttaTCTCATTTCCAGTGCCTTTCTCtctatctcctctctctctcctacgactctctcgcccttctctctttgattccggcccCACCGGTCACTGGATCAaagatccgaagctaccacgacgctcctggcagagttctctacaagtttgccggagcgaatcgtctaggaaacgaagttggatttcatcccaaaatcagggtaaggtcttttattgaattttttactttctggcagttataggaaatggtGTAAActaagaaatactaatgttttgttctaggagattacGTTTTCAGGATATTggattaggaatcctgcgggtatagagccagatttttataggggtttttcaaagttgaggtaaaggaaatatgctatgctaggaattttcatAGTACTATTAGAGATTTCATCGACGCAtgtttataccagtttattatatagtatttactGATTACGAGGTTAAatatttgtgtggcctaagtagacttttatgTGACAATGCAATTTATATGGCttttataatgtatatatatatcatactatactgaatgcatgAAAGTAGACAATATATACAGCtcttatatgaatagtttcatgaaacagatatacatatatatacgtatacatgtgtacagtttgttcagatcagtattttatattataactttatacagaacagtaatACAGGGTTATAGTAttccatgtttcctattaccataacatagagagtatatagacagagtatacagatagatatacagaggtacggatacagtatatagagattacagtattacaacacagaaagatagagttatggtaattttggaaacatgatgaagaaaatagtaaaagaatatatatgtatatatgtatatagtatcagatccctgtggaaagattatagttAGACACAGTATAgatacagattatagagcacggtaccgttgctatattcatatagagtgcaactacacatcttagatagtgtgtgggtaccgtctaaccgtgctcggagaggatgcagctccctagtacgctgggtagagggggcaggttagacgaggtagcagccagtcccgcgcctaggaaaggatgcagtttggccgggctgaggtagtgtagagtatattgacttatctggagggccgaccagatagagtctcgcctacgggccgcacaaccctgtcatgaggggtcaaatcatgacgtacagaatCTTAGGAAAAAAGtacaaatatatgtatgtatacagttttacagtatatgatgagtatagtatgatataatatcggtatgaaaagtagaaaacagatGATACAGTATATTCTAAATacagaaagaaagatatgcttgaaagatatgatttatagatgatttattgcaTTACGGTTCagtaattattttaaaagtattcttaacttagttgccacacactagtaatagcatatttccacgtactgagcgtcgactcaccccattatcttaatatttctttttcaggtgagccaatgaGGCGAGCAGGTCAGGCTCGCGGATAAagtgtagctcagatcaccctggttatagggtgagtttttgtcagagtggtgtatgtttttggatagatgacactggagggacatttttgtatggtttgtatattctagattctggtattgtacagtttatgtataatggttttatgatttgtgtttccgctgcgtgagaatgtttattgtatatatttaaaaaaaatgataagaattttgaggtcgttataggTGGGGTGAAAGccagttagtttttgtgagtgtcagtaAGAACTCTACTGTATTTAAGATGTGGAAAGTtttctagttatgtaatatggtcgTACAAACGGAGTTAGTTTCTTTATTTTAGTTGGAAAGTAATATGAATAATTGGAGACTATTATGTATataggtagtttagaactctggtaatggattatggagaatattttatttacttccgctgcatttatataataaatatggtattaggtacacggacgtcactaaagtagcacattgcacccacgtggcaggtcggggtgttacaggtggtatcagagcctaggtttgctaggttctgtagacttggatgattaaagattaccagagtataggttgagataggataAAAGTGGGTAGGTTGAGCGAGTCTTGGTCTGGAAGCCTAGAGACGGTGATCTTTCGAC from Malania oleifera isolate guangnan ecotype guangnan chromosome 9, ASM2987363v1, whole genome shotgun sequence carries:
- the LOC131164317 gene encoding uncharacterized protein LOC131164317, whose product is MALDRRPMPRSLRLLSAVFRRKPLPRRRKIRSVRLGGEKARRGFLVRAFSRVRLRWLKLKYSWMLKKLKQYYLSVLDDLLHGGAALDSFQRSVLMETSFAVPVMGISLSTYPSSAAAASSHRRSIVA